CCTCCAGATACGTTCCGCCATGGCGGAAGTCGTTGTTGGGGTGCGCGCCGACGAAGTCGACGGTCACGGTCTGGCCGGCATGGTACGACCCGCCCGGCTGCCGCAGGACGTCGCCGTAGGAGTGCCCCGGGATGGGACGGTCGGCGGGGACCGGTGGGAGCAGGTCCGGCTGGAAACCGGACTTGTCGACGGGAGCCGGACCGCGACCCAGGCTGTGGCCCGATGCCATTGCGGCGGCGAGCTTCGCGAACTCCTGCATGTACGCGGGCAATGTGTAACGGCCGTACTGGGTTTCGCCGCCCTCGTACTGCTGGAGGTCGTACTCCTCCGGAGTGGTGACGTACTGGGTGTACGAGTTCGCATAACCCTGGATGAGCACGTTGTCGATGTCGACGCGAAGTTCGTCGGCGACGACCTGACGCAGTCGGTGTCCGGCGACGACGGTCACCTCTGCCGGGACCGCGACGAGCACCAGTTCACCGATCCGCATGATCTGCAGCGGGACCACCGACGGAATCCAGCCCGACGGCGGCATGAGTCCGAGTGGGAAGAGAATCAGCTTGGGCGCCTGCATGTCCCGCATCCACGGGGCGATCGGCGGCTTCTTGTTGCCGCCGAGAGCGTCGAACAGCGGGTTGGTCATCCCCTCGACAAGCAGGGGGAGTGGTTGCTCGTAGTTGTCCTCGCTGCTGGTCGCCGCCGCGGCGGCACCCATCATGGCCGGCGTCGTCGATGCCGGTTTCCCGTCGGGCGTGTAGGTTCCGGCGACCCGCACCGCGGACATGTCGACGTAGCGCGTGATCGAGTCGACGCCACTACGGGTCATCGGGCGGGTCGCGTCGAAGGCGCGTCGCCCGGCAACGTACTGGCGTTCGCCGATGAGTTCGCAATTGCGCTTGTTGTCGGTGGTCGGCCCGCTCGGCTCGAACCACGTGAGGGAGAGGTTCGGCGTCATGTCGCCCGAGTTCGTCTGCGGGAAGGCGGCGACGAACCCCGGCTGGGTGCGCTCCCACAGGTAGCTGGCGTAACCCTTGTTGTCGCCGGCGATCAGCACGTTGTGATCGGCCAGCGAGGTGCCGTGGGTCGAGAACCAGGTGATGGCCCCGACGTCCTTGCCGCTTGCGTGGCGTAGCCGCAGCACGGTGACCTGCGGGTCGATCGCGTTGGGGAACAACTTCTTCTCCGACGCCGGGTTGGCGTCGAAGGCGACCTTGGACCGGTTCGCGCTGGCGTTGTGCAGTTCCTCGCGACCGATGGTGATCGTGCCGGGCGCCAGGTTCTCGTGTGCTCGCACGATGGCGGCGAACATGCCGTCGACCTCGGCGTCGTAGGAGTTCTTCTTGAAGCCGAACGCGGCGAGCGAATACGCGTAGTCCCAGGCGGTTCCGCCGCAGGAGGCGTGCGAGTGCTGCGCGTTGAGGTTGACGTTCGCCTCGGTGTAGAGCGAACCGAAACGCTTGCGCAGCTTGTCCATCAGTCCCATGTGATGCGACTGGAACAGGCACGCGATGTCCGCGGTCAGGAAGACGACGCGCTTGCCGGTGGCCTGGTCGACGATGATGTAGGCACGCGCCCAGCATCGTTGCAGGAGCCCGGCGGCGACCTGCTCGGGGTTGGAGTAGCCCATCATGCCCTGTCCGGCAACGGCACCTGTGATGTCACCGATGCCGCAGCCGACGAGGTAGTTCGTCGAGTCGGACGGGGCGGCCGAGGCCCGACCGGCAGCGCTCAGCGCCAGACCGGCGCTCGCGGCGGTGACCGCCGCGCCGGCGACCAGTTGTCTCCGTGTCACGTCCACGTACTGTGTCCCTCTCCGGCATTCTCTGGGATGTTCTGGGTGGTCTCTGGGTTGTAGACGATGTGGGTCGAAAGATTGGCGACCACGGCGTCGGCGATGAGGTCGCAGATCGCGCGGTCACGAATGTTGAGGTACGACAGGGTGATTCCGTCGGTGGCGGCCAGGA
The sequence above is drawn from the Gordonia rubripertincta genome and encodes:
- a CDS encoding neutral/alkaline ceramidase, with the translated sequence MDVTRRQLVAGAAVTAASAGLALSAAGRASAAPSDSTNYLVGCGIGDITGAVAGQGMMGYSNPEQVAAGLLQRCWARAYIIVDQATGKRVVFLTADIACLFQSHHMGLMDKLRKRFGSLYTEANVNLNAQHSHASCGGTAWDYAYSLAAFGFKKNSYDAEVDGMFAAIVRAHENLAPGTITIGREELHNASANRSKVAFDANPASEKKLFPNAIDPQVTVLRLRHASGKDVGAITWFSTHGTSLADHNVLIAGDNKGYASYLWERTQPGFVAAFPQTNSGDMTPNLSLTWFEPSGPTTDNKRNCELIGERQYVAGRRAFDATRPMTRSGVDSITRYVDMSAVRVAGTYTPDGKPASTTPAMMGAAAAATSSEDNYEQPLPLLVEGMTNPLFDALGGNKKPPIAPWMRDMQAPKLILFPLGLMPPSGWIPSVVPLQIMRIGELVLVAVPAEVTVVAGHRLRQVVADELRVDIDNVLIQGYANSYTQYVTTPEEYDLQQYEGGETQYGRYTLPAYMQEFAKLAAAMASGHSLGRGPAPVDKSGFQPDLLPPVPADRPIPGHSYGDVLRQPGGSYHAGQTVTVDFVGAHPNNDFRHGGTYLEVQRREGGSWTTVADDNDWSTEFRWARPPGSTDTSRITITWRLPAGMSGTYRIKYNGNSRDGSGKIRPITGTSRTFEVR